A stretch of the uncultured Desulfobacter sp. genome encodes the following:
- a CDS encoding glycogen/starch/alpha-glucan phosphorylase: MENQRSYPGKAPETDEQPATNLNEDIKHHIMTTLGNDFYPPRKDTYYKGLAYSVRDRLVKRWLNSQRSFYDKSAKRVYYLSLEFLPGRFLMNYVTNMQLNKACEKTLEETGFTLEEIEEQEWDAGLGNGGLGRLASCYMDSMASLNIPGYGYGIMYDYGIFYQTIVNGYQVEQCDNWVRWGTPWEFRRRGFLYKVQFYGRSEPYKNSEGKQCYRWVDTLDINAMACDILIPGYGTKNVNNMRLWAAMSTEDFSLQEFNQGDYIGAMESKVLTENISKVLYPSDEKEVGKELRLKQQYFFVAATFQDIMRRFKKHNPDFKVLPERVAVQLNDTHPAIAIAELMRLLLDEEDLEWDSAWDICVKTFAYTNHTVLPEALETWPVRLISWLLPRHMEIIYEINGRFLKMVEKQYPDNPELLSRVSIIEDGPEQRVRMAHLAIVGSHTVNGVAALHSRIIKDKLFRDFNIIFPGKIINVTNGVTPRRWVLQANPVLSALITDTIGSDWITDLDQLTKLIPHADNPEFREKWRQVKFANKARLVQYIKRKVDMDVSPDMLFDVHVKRIHEYKRQLLNIFHVITLYNRIKKDPDKEVVPRTVIFGGKAAPAYVQAKLIIKLINSVADVVNNDPDVNQKLKVVFLPNYCVSQAEKIIPATDLSEQISTAGLEASGTGNMKFALNGAITIGTLDGANIEIMEEVGEDNIFIFGLTAKEVEKKKAQGYDPWYYYNSDEDLKTTLDMVRLNHFIPGEPNLFLPIWDSLMAHGDRYLVLADYRAFIQAQEKVRALYLDQEQWTRCSILNTANMGKFSSDRAVREYARDIWGIEPLEH, encoded by the coding sequence ATGGAAAATCAAAGAAGTTATCCGGGCAAAGCCCCGGAAACAGATGAGCAGCCTGCCACAAATCTTAACGAAGATATTAAACATCACATCATGACTACCCTGGGAAACGATTTTTATCCCCCCAGAAAAGATACGTATTATAAGGGATTGGCCTATAGTGTCCGTGACCGGTTGGTGAAAAGGTGGCTCAACTCCCAGCGATCTTTTTACGATAAAAGCGCGAAACGGGTCTATTATCTTTCCCTTGAGTTTCTGCCCGGTCGATTTTTAATGAATTATGTCACCAATATGCAATTAAACAAAGCGTGTGAAAAAACACTGGAAGAAACGGGATTTACCCTGGAAGAAATTGAGGAGCAGGAGTGGGATGCAGGCCTTGGTAACGGGGGATTGGGCAGGCTAGCCTCGTGTTATATGGACTCCATGGCCTCGTTAAATATTCCAGGATATGGCTATGGTATTATGTATGATTACGGCATATTTTATCAAACCATTGTCAACGGGTACCAGGTTGAACAATGCGATAACTGGGTGCGCTGGGGCACTCCTTGGGAATTCAGGCGTCGGGGATTTTTATATAAAGTTCAGTTCTATGGCAGGTCAGAACCGTATAAAAACAGTGAGGGCAAGCAGTGTTATCGTTGGGTGGATACCTTGGACATTAATGCCATGGCCTGCGATATTCTTATCCCGGGGTACGGCACCAAAAATGTGAACAACATGCGGTTATGGGCGGCCATGTCTACCGAGGATTTTTCTTTGCAGGAGTTTAATCAGGGTGACTATATTGGTGCCATGGAAAGCAAAGTGCTCACGGAAAATATCTCCAAGGTGCTATATCCCAGTGATGAGAAAGAGGTGGGCAAGGAACTTCGCCTCAAACAGCAGTATTTTTTTGTGGCGGCTACATTCCAGGACATTATGCGCCGGTTTAAAAAGCACAACCCCGATTTCAAAGTGTTGCCTGAACGGGTGGCCGTTCAGCTCAATGACACCCATCCCGCCATTGCCATTGCCGAACTTATGCGTCTGTTGCTGGATGAAGAAGATCTTGAATGGGACAGCGCCTGGGACATTTGTGTAAAAACCTTTGCCTATACTAACCACACAGTACTTCCCGAAGCTCTGGAGACCTGGCCGGTCCGCCTGATTTCATGGTTGCTTCCCCGTCACATGGAAATCATCTACGAGATAAACGGACGATTTTTAAAGATGGTGGAAAAACAATATCCCGACAACCCCGAGTTATTGAGCCGGGTCTCTATCATTGAAGACGGCCCGGAACAACGGGTGCGCATGGCCCATCTGGCTATTGTGGGCAGTCATACGGTCAACGGGGTGGCAGCCCTTCATTCCCGGATTATCAAAGATAAATTATTCAGGGACTTTAACATTATTTTTCCAGGCAAAATCATCAATGTCACCAACGGTGTAACACCGCGACGCTGGGTGCTCCAGGCAAACCCTGTCTTATCAGCACTGATCACCGATACCATTGGATCGGACTGGATTACCGATCTTGACCAACTCACAAAACTTATTCCCCATGCAGATAACCCTGAATTTCGTGAAAAATGGCGGCAGGTAAAATTTGCCAACAAAGCGCGTCTGGTACAATATATCAAACGCAAAGTTGACATGGATGTAAGCCCTGATATGCTGTTTGATGTCCATGTAAAACGAATTCACGAATACAAACGTCAGCTTTTAAATATTTTCCATGTCATCACTTTGTATAACCGAATCAAAAAGGATCCGGATAAAGAGGTTGTACCAAGGACGGTTATTTTTGGCGGTAAGGCAGCGCCTGCCTATGTCCAGGCAAAATTGATTATCAAGCTGATCAATTCCGTGGCTGACGTTGTGAATAATGATCCGGACGTGAATCAAAAGCTTAAGGTTGTTTTTTTGCCCAACTATTGTGTTTCCCAGGCTGAAAAGATTATACCTGCAACCGATTTATCAGAGCAGATTTCAACGGCAGGGCTTGAAGCCTCAGGTACCGGAAACATGAAATTTGCTTTAAACGGGGCGATTACCATCGGCACCCTTGACGGAGCAAATATTGAGATCATGGAAGAGGTCGGTGAAGACAATATCTTTATTTTCGGGCTGACGGCCAAAGAGGTGGAAAAGAAAAAAGCACAAGGGTATGATCCCTGGTACTATTACAACAGCGATGAAGATCTGAAAACCACTTTGGATATGGTCCGACTTAATCATTTTATTCCCGGGGAACCCAATCTTTTTCTGCCCATTTGGGATTCTCTGATGGCCCATGGAGACCGCTATTTAGTTCTGGCCGATTACCGAGCTTTTATCCAGGCCCAGGAAAAGGTCCGTGCTTTGTATCTGGATCAAGAGCAATGGACCCGCTGTTCTATCTTAAATACTGCAAATATGGGCAAATTTTCCAGCGACCGGGCTGTCAGGGAATATGCGAGGGATATCTGGGGCATAGAGCCCCTGGAACATTGA
- the ltrA gene encoding group II intron reverse transcriptase/maturase, which yields MEKVKSFIISKHQVWEAYKCVKANRGGAGIDNQSIVDFEKDITNNLFKIWNRMSSGSYFPPPVARIEIPKGDGRMRPLGIPTVGDRVAQMVVKQYLEPLLEPHFHPDSYGYRPNKSALDAVGEARKRCWRYDWVLDLDVKGFFDNISHELLMRAVVKHTDCRWVLLYVERWLKAPIAMPDGSLVYPQKGTPQGGVVSPLLANLFLHYVFDHWMQRNYSYVPFERYADDAVCHCRTEPLAKQLKADLELRFGECGLELHPEKTKIVYCKDEDRKGDYLVMKFDFLGYTFRPRLSRNRRGKFFENFTPAISNKAAKAIRQKVRSWNWQLRPGDTLEDLAIECNPIIQGWINYYGRYNPSEMSGILHHINWRLVRWATCKYKKLRGRQQKATRWLTQIAERQPNLFVHWRVLRKKKTAER from the coding sequence TTGGAAAAAGTAAAGTCGTTTATTATCTCAAAGCATCAAGTTTGGGAAGCATACAAATGCGTAAAAGCAAACCGTGGTGGGGCTGGAATAGATAATCAGTCCATAGTTGATTTTGAAAAGGATATTACCAATAACCTTTTCAAAATATGGAACCGGATGTCTTCCGGCAGTTATTTCCCTCCTCCGGTAGCGCGTATAGAGATACCAAAAGGGGATGGCCGAATGAGGCCCCTTGGTATTCCAACTGTGGGAGATCGTGTCGCCCAGATGGTTGTAAAACAGTATCTCGAACCGTTATTAGAGCCTCATTTTCATCCGGACTCGTATGGTTATCGGCCAAACAAGTCAGCCCTGGATGCCGTGGGGGAAGCACGCAAAAGATGCTGGCGGTATGACTGGGTGTTGGATCTTGATGTCAAAGGATTTTTTGACAATATCAGTCATGAACTTTTGATGAGAGCTGTAGTAAAACACACAGATTGTCGTTGGGTACTTTTGTATGTTGAACGGTGGCTAAAGGCCCCAATCGCAATGCCGGACGGATCACTTGTTTATCCGCAAAAAGGAACTCCGCAAGGAGGAGTGGTTAGTCCCTTGCTGGCAAATTTATTTTTGCATTATGTTTTCGATCATTGGATGCAGCGGAACTATTCGTATGTGCCTTTTGAGCGATATGCCGATGATGCTGTTTGCCACTGCAGAACTGAACCATTAGCCAAACAGTTGAAAGCTGACTTGGAGTTAAGGTTTGGTGAATGTGGGTTGGAGCTGCACCCTGAAAAGACAAAAATAGTTTATTGCAAGGATGAAGATCGGAAAGGAGATTATCTTGTTATGAAGTTTGATTTTCTAGGGTATACATTTCGGCCCAGATTATCAAGAAATCGCAGAGGAAAATTTTTTGAAAACTTCACACCAGCGATAAGCAACAAGGCTGCAAAGGCAATCAGACAGAAAGTACGCAGTTGGAACTGGCAATTACGGCCAGGGGACACGCTTGAGGATCTGGCTATAGAATGTAATCCAATAATTCAAGGCTGGATTAATTATTACGGGCGGTACAATCCTTCTGAGATGTCTGGGATTCTCCATCATATAAATTGGCGGTTAGTACGTTGGGCAACCTGTAAATATAAGAAACTCAGGGGACGTCAACAAAAGGCCACAAGATGGTTGACACAGATAGCTGAACGACAGCCGAACCTTTTTGTACATTGGCGTGTCCTGAGAAAAAAAAAAACGGCTGAACGATAG
- a CDS encoding helix-turn-helix domain-containing protein produces MNGGDDVQLLAYHFIRAVANALGQKIDRVEPTFPQALGAYCWPGNIRELWHVIESTIVLMDDNVMRFDSLPEKIQRAVQRQLPGKQASMHFASLNFDDIQRQALCQALRQFDGNISQMAKALGIGRNTTYAKLKKFKLL; encoded by the coding sequence GTGAACGGGGGGGACGATGTTCAACTTTTAGCGTACCATTTCATACGGGCGGTTGCCAACGCTTTAGGACAAAAAATCGACAGGGTGGAACCCACCTTCCCTCAGGCTCTGGGCGCCTATTGTTGGCCCGGCAATATCCGCGAATTGTGGCATGTGATCGAATCAACCATTGTTCTTATGGACGACAATGTCATGCGCTTTGACTCATTGCCGGAAAAAATACAACGGGCTGTGCAGCGGCAACTGCCGGGAAAACAGGCATCCATGCACTTTGCCTCATTAAATTTTGATGATATTCAAAGGCAAGCCCTTTGCCAGGCCCTCCGGCAATTTGACGGCAATATCAGCCAGATGGCCAAGGCATTGGGAATCGGCCGGAACACCACTTACGCCAAACTTAAAAAATTTAAGTTGTTATAA
- a CDS encoding LOG family protein, with protein sequence MDIPKIVSPDGYIDTIALRSSGEEQVDVRFLFPKVSDYIVSSLKDGKPWFFSGRSGNAQIGLHTDTHMPGDPPPVPEIDGSKILLSGLIRNLNPLLTNALDLFETGDEIGRLVVMDPELRIRDVRHYLHKRLFVGNRVGKGYYEGFDICQEIDPVTGQICDYIEVALSAFQYCFEPAAMIRSSVGAVIKKGRSALNAIRSRVPMDPAKTLLNPGALFVGAVKISLGDIYGIIDAVVSPEKDDIIHLPARVLDPFRTFRNRQVELFHLGKTPVPLSDIRIRIKFFRSDNPLTVPLEKARVKEGYRLCDLLTHAEVSNLFDILDDDAMGLILNKGNFIQVPRALDTKGEAQLEIIKNCLAKSTQRRHELSIPKSIGDRLKETLGKLSVLGGVNSRVFIGRRFPEREVVDALRRTGLRTFLINAENPCFADDEIRHMISLTHAVNDPCEFMRYDPVIDKLYSFYHGCFMEPDDWERFDRVRFWFAFYGSHTKAADNRLTIDLINRLALRLGDEMGIVHGGGPGLMKEANDLARRHNIMSVGIAIELEGENQASLTTCDGLIKYNEGLRLARQDHLQKLSNLPVINTGGYGSAEELSITITSMKIHENPLAPIILLDPDNLWEDARKQTQKIADKQYGPAFTPHLVKSCKNADQAETHLIEFLSDPDLWYEKNNIPAQSVEKARIKAARIRPSFLFIDNMEVFCRPSPRLSPVQEL encoded by the coding sequence ATGGACATACCCAAGATAGTCAGTCCGGACGGATATATTGATACCATTGCCCTTCGTTCCTCGGGAGAAGAGCAGGTAGATGTTCGGTTTTTATTCCCCAAGGTGTCGGATTATATTGTATCCTCCCTTAAGGACGGTAAACCCTGGTTTTTTTCCGGGAGAAGCGGCAATGCCCAGATCGGCCTGCATACAGACACCCACATGCCCGGAGACCCGCCGCCGGTGCCGGAAATAGACGGATCAAAGATTCTGCTTTCCGGGCTTATTCGAAATTTAAACCCCCTTTTAACCAATGCCCTGGATTTGTTTGAGACCGGGGATGAGATCGGACGGCTGGTGGTCATGGACCCGGAACTGCGCATCCGGGATGTCCGTCATTATCTCCATAAACGGCTTTTTGTGGGCAACCGGGTGGGCAAAGGGTACTATGAAGGGTTTGACATCTGTCAGGAAATTGATCCTGTCACCGGACAAATCTGCGATTATATTGAGGTGGCACTCTCCGCTTTCCAGTATTGTTTTGAACCGGCCGCGATGATTCGCTCCAGTGTTGGCGCGGTGATTAAAAAGGGTCGAAGCGCCTTGAATGCCATTCGATCCAGGGTGCCTATGGATCCGGCCAAAACCCTTCTCAATCCCGGAGCGCTTTTTGTGGGCGCCGTCAAGATCTCTTTGGGTGACATTTACGGGATCATTGATGCCGTGGTCTCACCGGAAAAAGATGATATTATCCACTTACCCGCAAGAGTCCTGGACCCTTTCCGCACCTTCAGAAATCGGCAGGTGGAGCTGTTCCATCTGGGAAAAACCCCGGTTCCTTTAAGTGACATCCGTATTCGTATCAAGTTTTTCAGAAGCGACAATCCTTTGACCGTCCCCTTGGAAAAGGCAAGGGTAAAAGAAGGATACCGGCTATGTGATCTGCTCACACATGCCGAGGTATCCAACCTGTTTGATATTCTGGATGATGATGCCATGGGGCTTATCCTGAATAAGGGGAATTTTATCCAGGTGCCCCGGGCTTTGGATACCAAAGGGGAGGCTCAGCTGGAGATTATTAAAAATTGTTTGGCAAAAAGTACTCAGCGCCGCCATGAACTATCTATCCCTAAAAGCATAGGTGACAGGCTCAAAGAGACGCTTGGCAAGCTGTCTGTTTTGGGTGGGGTCAATTCCCGGGTGTTCATTGGCCGGCGGTTTCCGGAACGCGAAGTTGTGGATGCGCTGCGAAGAACAGGGTTACGCACCTTTCTTATCAATGCCGAAAATCCGTGCTTTGCCGACGACGAGATTCGGCACATGATCTCTTTGACCCATGCCGTCAATGATCCGTGCGAGTTCATGCGTTACGATCCTGTGATTGACAAGCTCTATTCTTTTTACCACGGGTGCTTTATGGAGCCTGATGACTGGGAGCGTTTTGACCGGGTACGGTTCTGGTTTGCATTTTACGGGTCACACACCAAGGCTGCGGACAACCGACTGACCATTGATCTGATTAATCGCCTGGCCCTGCGTTTAGGCGATGAAATGGGCATTGTCCATGGCGGCGGCCCAGGCCTGATGAAGGAAGCCAATGATCTGGCCCGCCGGCACAACATCATGAGTGTCGGGATCGCCATAGAACTTGAAGGGGAGAACCAGGCTTCTTTAACCACCTGTGACGGATTGATTAAATATAATGAAGGCCTGCGCCTGGCCCGGCAGGATCATTTGCAGAAATTGAGCAATCTGCCTGTGATCAACACCGGTGGATACGGTAGTGCCGAGGAGTTGAGCATTACCATCACCTCCATGAAGATTCATGAGAATCCACTGGCGCCCATTATTCTTTTGGACCCGGATAATTTATGGGAAGATGCCAGAAAGCAGACCCAGAAAATCGCAGATAAACAATATGGGCCCGCATTCACCCCCCACCTTGTAAAATCATGTAAGAATGCAGACCAGGCCGAGACCCACCTAATTGAATTTTTATCAGATCCGGATTTGTGGTATGAGAAGAACAATATACCGGCCCAAAGCGTCGAAAAAGCAAGGATCAAGGCGGCAAGAATCCGGCCGTCTTTTTTGTTCATTGATAATATGGAGGTGTTTTGTCGCCCCAGCCCACGTCTTTCACCAGTTCAGGAGCTCTAA
- a CDS encoding transposase — protein sequence MKSLAKQGLPNPEGRAEKLQRYASQVLRPQKDHIVTLQMSLKQQVRLILCLQESTDQLQRDIAAHLAQTPGAFLTTIRGIGLILAAGVSAEIGDPDKQKSLTNLVSYAGIIPQIKQTGGEQGKTQVIRVGKRCNRILKNYVVQSGLHMGIHGPDELIADYKRREARDQHADFGMARRFLRMAMCLMRTHQAYLPKRLKSRQCPMEERGRYYQETWPLLMDKWRRVKKLDIAFDKKMPLGQWRNMIQELYDIQLRL from the coding sequence GTGAAAAGCCTTGCTAAACAAGGCTTGCCGAATCCAGAGGGCCGTGCAGAAAAACTTCAACGTTATGCCTCCCAGGTCCTCCGACCCCAAAAAGATCATATTGTTACATTGCAGATGTCATTAAAACAGCAAGTCAGATTAATTCTATGCCTCCAAGAAAGCACTGACCAATTACAACGAGATATCGCGGCACATTTAGCGCAGACCCCAGGCGCATTCTTAACCACCATTCGAGGAATAGGTTTAATTTTAGCTGCCGGTGTAAGTGCTGAAATTGGAGATCCCGATAAGCAAAAATCTTTGACAAATCTGGTGTCTTATGCCGGCATAATTCCGCAAATAAAACAGACCGGAGGGGAACAAGGGAAAACTCAAGTTATTAGAGTCGGTAAGCGGTGTAATCGTATTTTAAAAAATTATGTCGTCCAGTCCGGCTTGCATATGGGGATTCATGGCCCAGACGAATTAATTGCCGACTATAAACGAAGAGAAGCCCGGGATCAGCATGCTGATTTCGGTATGGCAAGAAGATTTCTGAGAATGGCAATGTGTTTGATGCGGACCCACCAAGCTTATTTGCCAAAGCGATTAAAAAGCCGGCAGTGCCCGATGGAAGAACGAGGCCGTTATTACCAAGAGACTTGGCCGTTACTCATGGATAAATGGAGAAGGGTCAAGAAGTTAGATATTGCATTCGATAAAAAAATGCCCTTGGGGCAATGGCGCAACATGATACAGGAGCTTTATGACATACAATTAAGGTTGTAG
- a CDS encoding group II intron maturase-specific domain-containing protein yields the protein MIFCKSRKAAERVMQSITRFLTVKLKLKVNQDKSAVSRPWLRKFLGFTYFQMCGQSKIRIHAKSMKRFKDKVRELTSRKRGKSLRQVIQELNLSFRGWWNYFRLTEARSFLKGLKIWIMRRLRSLIWKQWKNPRTRVRNLEKLGIAHHDAMLCGNARKKYWHMSKVKWVAIAMPERYFIDKGLYLPGN from the coding sequence ATGATCTTCTGCAAAAGCCGGAAAGCGGCCGAAAGGGTTATGCAGAGTATCACCCGATTTTTGACCGTGAAACTCAAGCTCAAAGTAAACCAGGACAAAAGCGCTGTCAGCAGACCGTGGTTGCGCAAATTCCTTGGATTCACATATTTCCAAATGTGTGGACAGTCCAAAATTCGGATTCATGCCAAGAGCATGAAACGATTCAAGGATAAAGTGCGGGAATTAACCAGCCGCAAGCGGGGCAAAAGCCTGCGGCAGGTTATCCAGGAATTGAACCTATCTTTTCGGGGATGGTGGAATTATTTCCGGCTTACAGAAGCCAGATCCTTCCTCAAAGGACTCAAAATCTGGATAATGCGACGGCTGCGAAGTCTGATCTGGAAACAATGGAAAAATCCCAGAACCAGGGTTCGGAACCTTGAGAAACTTGGTATTGCTCACCATGATGCCATGCTTTGCGGCAATGCCCGGAAAAAGTACTGGCACATGAGCAAAGTCAAATGGGTGGCCATTGCCATGCCTGAAAGATATTTTATTGATAAAGGATTATATTTGCCCGGGAACTGA
- a CDS encoding transposase, translating to MDYAKKDHVAMFCNGNGKILRKPFSIKNTPEGVEYLIDQVTKSCHHHGIDIKHTLFGGEDCGTYANNFIEALRSENWLVAGVNALDAKRHRENIQASTDRLDLLGISKMLLNCSGNCSPAQSGIYWNLRTLCRERQKLVVTKSGVKNRVHTIVDQIFPGFFK from the coding sequence ATGGATTATGCCAAAAAAGATCATGTGGCCATGTTTTGCAATGGGAATGGAAAAATCCTTCGAAAGCCCTTTTCCATAAAAAACACACCTGAAGGAGTGGAATATTTAATTGATCAAGTCACAAAATCTTGTCACCATCATGGGATTGATATTAAACACACTCTTTTCGGAGGAGAGGATTGCGGGACATATGCAAATAATTTCATTGAAGCTCTACGTTCGGAAAATTGGCTGGTGGCAGGGGTAAATGCACTTGATGCCAAAAGACACCGGGAAAATATTCAAGCGAGCACGGACCGGTTAGATCTATTGGGTATCAGTAAAATGCTTCTTAACTGTAGTGGAAATTGTTCTCCAGCTCAATCCGGAATTTATTGGAATTTGAGAACGCTTTGTCGAGAAAGACAGAAATTGGTGGTCACGAAAAGCGGTGTGAAAAACAGGGTTCACACCATTGTAGATCAGATTTTTCCGGGCTTTTTTAAATGA
- a CDS encoding cupin encodes MKVIKLTETNTFDPGAMKRFFLVQTSEFFKIINFNLDAGVTFPVHSHDLDGELSIQVLEGKGWFLGEDDTKIPANEGDILISEIREPHGVMADTKMRIIVTIAPPI; translated from the coding sequence ATGAAAGTTATAAAACTTACAGAAACCAACACGTTTGACCCCGGAGCGATGAAAAGATTTTTTTTAGTTCAAACGTCTGAATTTTTTAAAATCATCAATTTTAATCTTGATGCCGGCGTGACGTTTCCTGTGCATTCCCACGATTTGGACGGGGAATTGTCCATCCAGGTTCTTGAAGGAAAGGGATGGTTTCTCGGGGAAGATGATACAAAAATTCCTGCCAATGAGGGGGATATTCTAATTTCAGAAATCAGGGAGCCCCACGGGGTCATGGCGGACACTAAAATGCGGATCATCGTCACCATTGCCCCGCCGATCTGA
- the metE gene encoding 5-methyltetrahydropteroyltriglutamate--homocysteine S-methyltransferase, giving the protein MKTHNLGFPRIGDNRELKRALESYWRGETPQTELLETGVRLRKKNWDYQKGLNYVPVGDFSFYDQVLDTSRMLGNIPARARETCGSALDRYFRTARGQSADDGKDNQIPAGEMTKWFDTNYHYIVPEFDSDTTFCLDAQSLLDQVQEARKAGVRPKPVILGPVTYLFLGKAENFDKKNLLKDLLPEYAQLLNLLAAQDIEWVQMDEPLLVMDLDNDWKHMVEQAYQALGNGSVKIMLATYFGSLEENLDIALPLPIQALHVDAVRGKDQVPNLVERLPEHMELSLGVIDGRNIWKTDLNALLDQLTPIHEQLGDRLWLAPSCSLLHVPVDLKIEAKLDTELLSWMAFARQKLVELDILALALNQGRAIVATELDENATALKNRKASTRIHNAKVQARLAQVDDSWGERKHPYAERVKLHKEKLNLPLYPTTTIGSFPQTKEIRSLRLKFKKRDIGLNDYTAGIRDQMKNTIQFQEETGLDVLVHGEAERNDMVEYFGEQLDGFAFSQYGWVQSYGSRCVKPPILFGDVSRPQPMTVSWIVYAQSLTDKPVKGMLTGPVTILNWSFVRDDQSRADTCRQVALAMRDEVLDLETAGVSIIQIDEAALREGLPLRKSRWNEYLNWAVGAFRITANGVKDDTQIHTHMCYSEFNDIIEAITHMDTDVITIEASRSNMEILNAFDETAYPNEIGPGVYDIHSPNVPTVDFIVENMKEAAKRIPKERLWINPDCGLKTRAWPETKAALKNLVEAARVLRNAATV; this is encoded by the coding sequence ATGAAAACGCACAACTTAGGGTTCCCCCGCATCGGAGACAACCGGGAACTTAAACGTGCACTGGAATCTTACTGGCGGGGAGAAACACCCCAAACTGAGCTGCTTGAGACCGGCGTCCGGCTTCGGAAAAAAAATTGGGACTACCAGAAAGGGCTTAATTATGTGCCGGTGGGTGATTTTTCATTTTACGACCAGGTTCTGGACACCAGCAGGATGCTGGGCAACATTCCTGCCCGGGCCCGGGAAACCTGTGGGTCAGCATTGGACCGGTATTTTCGTACAGCCCGGGGACAGTCCGCAGACGATGGAAAAGACAACCAGATTCCAGCCGGGGAAATGACCAAGTGGTTCGACACCAATTACCACTACATCGTCCCGGAGTTTGACAGCGATACAACATTTTGCCTGGATGCCCAATCTCTATTGGACCAGGTACAAGAAGCACGAAAGGCAGGGGTAAGACCCAAACCGGTTATCCTGGGCCCCGTGACCTATCTTTTTTTAGGTAAAGCTGAAAATTTTGATAAAAAAAACCTGCTCAAAGACCTGTTGCCGGAGTATGCCCAACTCTTAAATCTACTGGCCGCACAAGATATCGAGTGGGTACAGATGGATGAACCGTTACTGGTCATGGATTTGGATAATGACTGGAAACATATGGTGGAACAAGCCTATCAGGCATTGGGAAACGGATCGGTAAAAATCATGCTGGCCACTTATTTCGGCTCCCTTGAGGAGAACCTGGATATAGCCTTGCCGCTACCGATTCAGGCTCTTCATGTCGATGCGGTGCGGGGAAAAGACCAGGTACCGAATCTGGTTGAGCGTCTGCCCGAACATATGGAATTGTCATTGGGGGTAATTGACGGAAGAAACATCTGGAAAACAGATTTAAACGCCCTTCTGGATCAACTGACACCCATCCATGAGCAACTTGGCGATAGATTATGGCTGGCCCCATCCTGTTCCTTGCTCCATGTACCTGTGGACTTAAAGATAGAGGCCAAACTGGATACTGAACTTTTAAGCTGGATGGCCTTTGCCCGGCAGAAACTGGTTGAACTGGATATTTTAGCACTTGCGTTAAACCAGGGCCGGGCAATCGTGGCAACGGAACTGGACGAGAACGCAACGGCATTGAAAAACCGCAAAGCATCAACCCGGATTCATAACGCAAAGGTCCAGGCCCGTTTAGCCCAGGTGGATGACAGTTGGGGAGAGCGCAAGCACCCCTACGCGGAACGGGTCAAGCTTCATAAAGAAAAACTCAACCTGCCCCTTTACCCCACCACCACCATTGGTTCCTTTCCCCAAACCAAAGAGATACGTTCACTGCGTCTTAAATTCAAAAAAAGGGATATCGGACTGAATGACTACACGGCCGGGATTCGGGACCAGATGAAAAACACCATTCAATTCCAGGAAGAGACCGGGCTGGATGTGCTGGTCCATGGCGAAGCCGAACGTAATGATATGGTTGAATACTTTGGCGAACAGCTGGACGGATTTGCCTTCAGCCAATATGGATGGGTGCAGTCGTACGGTTCCCGGTGCGTTAAGCCGCCAATCCTGTTTGGGGATGTGTCCCGGCCCCAGCCCATGACCGTCTCGTGGATTGTTTATGCACAGTCCCTGACGGACAAACCGGTCAAAGGGATGCTCACAGGCCCTGTCACCATTTTAAACTGGTCTTTTGTCCGGGACGATCAAAGCCGGGCCGACACCTGCCGCCAGGTCGCGCTTGCGATGAGAGATGAGGTGCTTGATCTTGAAACGGCCGGCGTTTCCATTATCCAGATTGATGAAGCCGCCTTAAGGGAAGGACTTCCCCTGCGTAAAAGCCGATGGAATGAATATCTGAACTGGGCGGTGGGGGCATTCCGGATCACAGCCAACGGTGTCAAGGACGATACTCAAATCCATACCCATATGTGCTATTCGGAATTCAATGATATCATTGAGGCCATCACACACATGGATACCGACGTCATCACCATTGAGGCATCCCGGTCAAACATGGAGATATTAAACGCCTTTGACGAAACCGCCTATCCCAATGAGATCGGTCCGGGGGTGTACGATATCCATTCCCCCAATGTGCCAACCGTGGATTTCATTGTGGAAAACATGAAAGAAGCAGCCAAACGAATTCCAAAGGAACGGCTGTGGATAAACCCGGACTGCGGTTTAAAAACCCGGGCCTGGCCGGAGACAAAAGCGGCTTTGAAAAATCTGGTTGAAGCAGCCAGAGTGCTGCGTAACGCTGCAACTGTATGA